Proteins from a genomic interval of Euwallacea similis isolate ESF13 chromosome 33, ESF131.1, whole genome shotgun sequence:
- the LOC136418208 gene encoding facilitated trehalose transporter Tret1-like: MKALGLLNINQEYFFQYFATIAGAFSILSSGINLGWTSPFLPELLSPNSTIPTTTDEGSWCAVAPLLGAPPGAIIAAILVDKIGRKNTTLLMGPWVSLCFLGIAFSTTIWQITGLRFVIGSVEGALYTVLPMYIGEISDPRIRDFLTSIIAIAAITGTLFINVIGSFLNIFLSSLICATIPLIHMVAFALVPESPYYYIKRGDFAAAKGSLQVLRGKLDVDQEVDSIAKAVVRQERTSDQAGVLDIFTVSSNRRACFIFVIVCLTNKFSGKNPCMFYTEMIFREAGSSIDATLSVIVYCGVELAAVVMTTLFVMNRFGKRMLLITSSAGCSIAVAALALFFFFKDFGYNTSYVFWLPITALVSYNIMFSFGLSFGMVTVLSELFPTNVKAKALCIADTFSVLIGALVSKIFQISVDQAGSMAYPFLFFSICSLVGCVLIVKNMPETRGKTLEEIQQLLIGQEEYSFELTVRQAAFVNNSFI, encoded by the exons ATGAAGGCGTTGGGTCTATTAAATATCAACCAAGAgtacttttttcaatattttgcaaCCATAGCCG GTGCTTTTTCCATCTTAAGTTCTGGCATCAACCTAGGATGGACCTCTCCCTTCCTGCCGGAGCTGCTCTCCCCCAACTCCACCATCCCCACTACCACCGACGAGGGTTCTTGGTGCGCCGTGGCCCCGTTGTTAGGCGCCCCCCCTGGGGCTATCATAGCGGCGATTTTGGTAGATAAAATCGGACGTAAAAATACCACTTTGTTAATGGGCCCTTGGGTGTCTTTATGTTTCCTCGGAATTGCCTTCTCCACGACGATTTGGCAAATCACTGGGCTTCGTTTTGTGATCGGATCTGTGGAAGGGGCCCTATATACCGTGTTGCCCATGTACATAGGAGAAATTTCTGATCCCAGGATCAGAGACTTTCTGACCTCCATCATAGCTATCGCTGCAATTACCGGCACTCTGTTTATCAACGTTATCGGctcctttttaaatatttttttgtcgagTTTGATCTGCGCTACGATTCCTTTGATTCACATGGTGGCGTTTGCTTTAGTGCCCGAATCGCCTTATTATTACATCAAAAGGGGCGACTTTGCAGCAGCTAAAGGCAGTCTGCAAGTGCTCAGAGGGAAGTTGGATGTGGATCAGGAAGTGGACTCCATTGCCAAAGCGGTAGTCAGACAGGAGAGAACTAGTGACCAAGCAGGGGTTTTGGACATATTCACTGTTTCCAGTAATAGACGGGCATGTTTTATCTTCGTTATTGTGTGCTTGACGAACAAGTTTAGCGGCAAAAATCCCTGCATGTTTTATACTGAGATGATTTTCAGGGAAGCTGGAAGCTCCATTGATGCGACGCTCTCAGTGATAGTGTACTGTGGGGTGGAGTTAGCCGCTGTCGTCATGACCACCCTTTTCGTCATGAACAGATTTGGCAAAAGGATGCTACTCATTACCTCCTCAGCGGGATGCTCCATAGCGGTAGCAGCCCTTGcccttttcttcttttttaaggattttggTTACAACACCTCCTACGTCTTCTGGCTACCCATTACAGCCCTCGTGTCCTACAACATAATGTTCAGTTTCGGCCTTTCATTCGGGATGGTGACCGTTTTAAGCGAGCTTTTCCCTACCAACGTCAAAGCAAAGGCCCTCTGCATCGCAGACACGTTTTCAGTTCTGATTGGAGCGTTGGTTTCgaaaattttccagatatcGGTGGATCAGGCCGGCTCCATGGCATATCCTTTTCTATTCTTCTCAATTTGCAGTTTAGTGGGGTGCGTTTTGATTGTGAAGAATATGCCGGAAACTCGAGGTAAAACTTTGGAGGAGATTCAACAACTTTTGATTGGCCAGGAGGAGTATTCGTTCGAGCTTACGGTTAGACAAGCAGCCTTTGTAAATAActcttttatataa